From the genome of Acyrthosiphon pisum isolate AL4f unplaced genomic scaffold, pea_aphid_22Mar2018_4r6ur Scaffold_20960;HRSCAF=22641, whole genome shotgun sequence, one region includes:
- the LOC103308194 gene encoding tigger transposable element-derived protein 2-like — translation MAQLGKITQFQKIINPTVEEKLKGHKTYKVISEEFGVPQSVIFNRIKGRSTSMLCTKSGRRPVLDSNIESVLVNCIVARAQMGYPCDKEELQCLVQEYIVANGIQNPFNNNKPGNDWYYSFMKRNPKLNFKKPEQLQKLRKDARKPEIIYHFYSNLENICQEKLLISQFVFNADESGFRTDPSRLKAIGEKGKALSRVTGGSGRESISVLACISADGLYLPPLIIFKGMAVQARWTSEKSFPGTLYAVSKNGWMEEPVFYNWFENAFVPFVIKKRKDLGTNSNALLLYDGHCSHISMRIIELAMKNNITLFKFPSHLTDRLQPLDKCVFGPLKSVWDKELIHFGKTMIGKGPGRLTKAMFSELLGKAWSVGMKSENIISGFRTTGVFPVDKNKFPLTEFDPNELNYYLRIEAEKQNKILHSAIEPSSSTSRNILTEPNEHIELSASNDSITQCESTSLNEIIISDNIDSSPLLPHTPLSDGNHNINNLLSDKTTSSPTDIIGIFTKHLGQLKAMTSSPRESKDPTPRLKTARYGEVLTNETVLMRLKEVTEKLVLNRQFLYKILRL, via the exons ATGGCGCAattaggaaaaat CACGCagtttcagaaaataataaatccaaCAGTTGAAGAAAAACTTAAAGGGCATAAAACGTACAAAGTTATATCTGAAGAATTTGGTGTTCCTCAATCAGTTATCTTTAATAGAATTAAAGGTAGATCTACCTCTATGCTGTGCACTAAATCTGGACGCCGTCCTGTCCTTGATTCCAACATTGAAAGTGTGTTGGTCAATTGTATTGTTGCTCGGGCACAGATGGGGTACCCATGTGATAAGGAGGAACTTCAATGTCTAGTCCAAGAATATATAGTGGCAAATGGTATTCAAAAtccatttaataacaataagccTGGTAACGATTGGTACTATAGTTTCATGAAAAGaaatccaaaattaaatttcaagaaACCAGAACAACTGCAAAAATTGCGAAAAGATGCTAGAAAGCCTgaaattatttaccatttttattcaaatttggaGAATATTTGTCaggaaaaattattgatatctCAGTTTGTGTTCAATGCCGATGAAAGTGGTTTTCGTACTGACCCATCTAGGCTAAAAGCAATAGGTGAAAAGGGAAAGGCCTTAAGCAGAGTAACTGGTGGTAGTGGTCGAGAATCGATAAGTGTTCTTGCGTGTATATCTGCTGATGGATTATATTTGCCACCACTCATCATTTTTAAAGGAATGGCAGTTCAAGCTCGTTGGACATCTGAAAAATCTTTTCCAG GAACACTTTATGCAGTGTCAAAGAATGGCTGGATGGAGGAGCCTGTTTTTTACAATTGGTTTGAAAATGCATTTGTGCCATTTGTCATTAAGAAAAGGAAAGATTTGGGTACAAATAGCAATGCTCTTTTGCTATATGATGGACATTGTTCTCATATTAGTATGAGAATAATTGAATtggcaatgaaaaataatattactttatttaagtTTCCTAGTCACTTGACAGATCGATTGCAACCATTGGACAAATGTGTATTTGGACCATTAAAATCGGTATGGGATAAAGAGCTTATTCATTTTGGAAAGACTATGATTGGAAAGGGTCCAGGCAGATTAACAAAAGCAATGTTCTCAGAGCTTCTTGGTAAAGCATGGTCAGTTGGTATGAAAAGTGAAAACATTATTTCTGGATTCAGAACAACCGGTGTGTTTcctgttgataaaaataaatttccattGACTGAATTTGATCCAAATGaactaaattactatttaagaATTGAAGCTGAGAAGCAGAATAAAATCTTGCACTCTGCTATTGAACCTAGTTCATCAACCTcccgaaatattttaactgagCCAAATGAACACATTGAATTAAGTGCATCAAATGACTCCATAACGCAATGTGAATCAACttcattaaatgaaataattatttcagataATATAGATTCCTCGCCTTTGCTTCCCCACACACCTTTATCAGATGGTAACCATAACATTAATAACCTATTAAGTGATAAAACTACTTCTAGCCCAActgatataataggtatttttactaaaCACTTAGGACAACTGAAGGCAATGACTTCTTCACCACGTGAGTCAAAAGATCCCACCCCTAGATTAAAGACAGCAAGGTATGGTGAAGTGTTAACTAATGAAACTGTATTAATGCGTTTAAAAGAAGTAACTGAAAAACTGGTCCTAAACCGTCAGTTTCTCTATAAGATCCTTCGATTGTAA